A stretch of Pelecanus crispus isolate bPelCri1 chromosome 3, bPelCri1.pri, whole genome shotgun sequence DNA encodes these proteins:
- the GNG4 gene encoding guanine nucleotide-binding protein G(I)/G(S)/G(O) subunit gamma-4, whose protein sequence is MKELVSNSTTNISQARKAVEQLKMEAYMDRMKVSKAAADLLAYCDAHIGEDPLIIPVPASENPFREKKLFCTIL, encoded by the exons atgaaggaaCTAGTGTCAAACAGTACAACCAATATATCTCAAGCCAGGAAAGCTGTGGAACAGTTAAAAATGGAAGCATACATGGATAGGATGAAG GTATCCAAGGCTGCAGCAGATCTATTGGCATATTGTGATGCTCATATTGGAGAAGATCCCCTTATTATTCCAGTGCCTGCATCTGAAAATCCCTTCAGGGAGAAGAAACTCTTTTGTACTATCCTTTGA